The following coding sequences lie in one Fusobacterium russii ATCC 25533 genomic window:
- the kal gene encoding 3-aminobutyryl-CoA ammonia lyase, whose protein sequence is MKSLIRLRMSSHDAHYGGNLVDGARMLQLFGDVATELLIQMDGDEGLFKAYDSVEFMAPVYAGDYIEAVGEIVNVGNSSRKMVFEARKVIVPRPDISDSAADVLAEPIVVCRASGTCVTPKDKQRKK, encoded by the coding sequence ATGAAATCATTGATTAGATTGAGAATGAGTTCTCATGATGCACATTACGGAGGAAATTTAGTTGATGGAGCTAGAATGTTACAATTATTTGGAGATGTGGCAACAGAGCTTTTGATACAAATGGATGGAGATGAAGGATTATTCAAAGCTTATGATAGTGTGGAGTTTATGGCTCCGGTTTATGCAGGTGACTATATAGAAGCGGTTGGAGAAATAGTAAATGTAGGAAATTCATCAAGAAAAATGGTATTTGAAGCTAGAAAAGTAATAGTTCCAAGACCTGATATTTCTGATTCAGCAGCAGATGTATTGGCTGAGCCTATAGTTGTATGTAGGGCAAGTGGAACTTGTGTAACTCCAAAAGATAAACAAAGAAAAAAATAA
- the kce gene encoding 3-keto-5-aminohexanoate cleavage protein, translated as MEKLIITAAICGAEVTKEHNPAVPYTVEEIVREAESAYKAGASIIHLHVREDDGTPTQDKERYRVCMEAIKERCPDVIIQPSTGGAVGMTDLERLQPTELHPEMATLDCGTCNFGGDEVFVNTENTIKNFGRLLIERGVKPEIEVFDKGMIDLAIRYQKQGFIQKPMHFDFVMGVQIAATARDVAFMVDSLPEGSTWTVAGVGRSQFQMAALAIVMGGHVRVGFEDNVYIDKGVLAKSNGELVERVVRIAKELGREVASPNEAREILGLKRK; from the coding sequence ATGGAAAAATTAATAATAACAGCAGCAATATGTGGAGCTGAAGTTACAAAAGAACATAATCCTGCAGTACCTTATACAGTTGAAGAAATAGTAAGAGAAGCTGAATCAGCATATAAGGCAGGAGCAAGTATAATACATTTGCATGTGAGAGAAGATGACGGAACTCCTACTCAAGATAAAGAAAGATACAGAGTTTGTATGGAAGCTATAAAAGAAAGATGTCCAGATGTAATTATCCAACCTTCTACAGGTGGAGCAGTAGGAATGACAGATTTAGAAAGATTGCAGCCAACTGAATTACATCCAGAAATGGCAACTCTTGACTGTGGAACTTGTAATTTTGGTGGAGATGAAGTATTTGTAAATACTGAGAATACAATTAAAAATTTTGGAAGATTATTAATAGAAAGAGGAGTAAAACCGGAAATAGAAGTTTTTGATAAAGGTATGATTGACTTAGCAATAAGATATCAAAAACAAGGTTTTATTCAAAAGCCAATGCACTTTGACTTTGTAATGGGAGTACAAATTGCAGCAACAGCAAGAGATGTGGCATTCATGGTAGACAGCCTTCCGGAAGGATCTACTTGGACAGTAGCAGGAGTTGGAAGATCACAATTTCAAATGGCAGCCTTAGCTATTGTTATGGGAGGTCATGTTAGAGTTGGATTTGAAGACAATGTTTATATAGATAAAGGTGTTTTAGCAAAATCAAATGGTGAACTAGTAGAAAGAGTTGTAAGAATTGCAAAAGAATTAGGAAGAGAAGTGGCAAGTCCTAATGAAGCTAGAGAAATATTAGGATTGAAGAGAAAATAA
- the kdd gene encoding L-erythro-3,5-diaminohexanoate dehydrogenase, whose amino-acid sequence MKKGCKYGTHRVIEPAGILPQPAIKICNDMEIYSNEILIDVIALNIDSASFTQIEEEAGHDVEKIKAKIKEIVGERGKMQNPVTGSGGMLIGTVEKIGEDLADKTNLKVGDKIATLVSLSLTPLRIDEIIDVKPDIDRVEIKGKAILFESGIYAVLPEDMSENLALAALDVAGAPAQVAKLVKPCESVVILGSAGKSGMLCAYEAVKRVGPTGNVIGLVRNEKEKALLSRVSPKINIVVADATKPMEVLEAVLAANNGKEVDVAINCVNVANTEMSTILPVRNLGIAYFFSMATSFTKAALGAEGVGKDITMIVGNGYTIDHAAITLEELRESAALREIFNELYL is encoded by the coding sequence ATGAAAAAAGGATGTAAATACGGAACTCATAGAGTAATAGAACCTGCTGGAATTTTACCACAACCAGCTATCAAAATTTGTAATGATATGGAAATATATTCAAATGAAATTTTAATAGATGTTATAGCATTAAATATAGATTCTGCATCTTTCACCCAAATTGAAGAAGAAGCAGGGCATGATGTAGAAAAAATAAAAGCTAAGATAAAAGAAATAGTTGGAGAAAGAGGGAAAATGCAAAACCCTGTAACTGGTTCAGGTGGAATGCTAATTGGAACTGTTGAAAAAATTGGTGAAGATTTAGCTGATAAAACTAACCTAAAGGTTGGAGATAAAATAGCAACTCTAGTTTCTCTTTCATTAACTCCATTGAGAATAGATGAAATAATAGATGTTAAGCCTGATATCGACAGAGTAGAAATTAAAGGAAAAGCAATATTATTTGAAAGCGGAATATATGCGGTTTTACCTGAAGATATGTCAGAAAACTTAGCTTTAGCAGCATTAGATGTTGCCGGAGCACCAGCACAAGTTGCAAAATTAGTTAAACCTTGTGAATCTGTTGTAATCTTAGGATCTGCTGGAAAATCAGGTATGCTTTGTGCCTATGAAGCAGTAAAAAGAGTTGGACCAACTGGAAATGTAATCGGTTTAGTAAGAAATGAAAAAGAAAAAGCATTATTATCTAGAGTAAGTCCTAAAATAAATATAGTTGTTGCAGACGCAACTAAACCTATGGAAGTATTGGAAGCTGTTTTAGCAGCAAATAATGGAAAAGAAGTAGATGTGGCTATAAACTGTGTAAATGTTGCAAATACAGAAATGTCAACAATTTTACCAGTGAGAAATTTAGGAATAGCATATTTCTTCTCTATGGCAACTTCATTCACAAAAGCTGCTCTTGGTGCTGAAGGAGTAGGAAAAGATATAACTATGATAGTTGGAAACGGTTATACAATAGATCATGCTGCAATAACTCTTGAAGAATTAAGAGAAAGTGCTGCACTAAGAGAAATATTCAATGAATTATATTTATAA
- the kamA gene encoding L-lysine 2,3-aminomutase, translated as MNTVNTRAKFFPNVSDEQWNDWTWQVRNRIEKIEDLKKYVNLSADEEEGVKRTLETLRMSITPYYFSLIDMESERCPIRKQAIPSVQEIHQSDADLLDPLHEDEDSPVPGLTHRYPDRVLLLITDMCSMYCRHCTRRRFAGAHDDSMPMDRIDKAIEYIARTPQVRDVLLSGGDALLVSDKFLESIIKKLRAIPHVEVIRLGSRTPVVLPQRITPELCDMLKKYHPIWLNTHFNHPQEVTPEAKKACEMLADAGVPLGNQSVLLRGINDSVAVMKRLVHDLVKMRVRPYYIYQCDLSMGLEHFRTPVSKGIEIIEGLRGHTSGYAVPTFVVDAPGGGGKTPAMPQYIISQAPGRVVLRNFEGVITTYTEPENYVHEPCYDEEKFEAMYEVSGVNMLLQGKQMALEPSHLARHERNKARQAENTEKCDCGHN; from the coding sequence ATGAATACTGTTAACACAAGGGCAAAATTTTTCCCAAATGTAAGTGATGAACAATGGAATGACTGGACATGGCAAGTTAGAAATAGAATTGAAAAAATTGAAGATTTAAAAAAATATGTCAATTTAAGTGCTGACGAGGAAGAAGGAGTAAAAAGAACTCTTGAAACATTAAGAATGTCAATTACTCCATATTATTTTTCATTAATAGATATGGAAAGTGAAAGATGTCCAATAAGAAAACAAGCAATACCTTCAGTTCAAGAAATACATCAATCAGATGCAGATTTACTTGATCCATTACATGAAGATGAGGATTCTCCAGTTCCTGGATTAACTCATAGATATCCTGATAGAGTACTTTTATTAATAACTGATATGTGTTCTATGTATTGCAGACATTGTACACGTAGAAGATTTGCCGGAGCACACGATGATTCTATGCCTATGGATAGAATAGATAAAGCTATAGAATATATAGCTAGAACACCACAAGTAAGAGATGTATTGCTATCAGGAGGAGATGCATTACTTGTTTCTGATAAATTCTTAGAAAGCATAATTAAAAAATTAAGAGCAATACCTCATGTTGAAGTTATAAGACTTGGAAGTAGAACGCCTGTTGTATTGCCTCAAAGAATAACTCCAGAATTATGTGATATGTTAAAGAAATATCATCCAATTTGGTTAAATACACACTTTAACCATCCACAAGAAGTTACTCCTGAAGCTAAAAAAGCCTGTGAAATGTTAGCTGATGCTGGTGTTCCTTTAGGAAATCAATCAGTACTATTAAGAGGAATAAATGACAGTGTTGCAGTTATGAAAAGATTGGTTCATGACTTAGTAAAAATGAGAGTAAGACCTTACTATATCTATCAATGTGACTTATCTATGGGACTTGAACATTTCAGAACTCCAGTTTCTAAAGGTATAGAAATTATAGAAGGACTAAGAGGCCATACTTCTGGATATGCAGTGCCAACATTTGTTGTTGATGCTCCAGGTGGAGGAGGAAAAACTCCTGCAATGCCACAATACATAATTTCTCAAGCTCCAGGAAGAGTAGTATTAAGAAACTTTGAAGGAGTTATAACAACTTATACAGAGCCTGAAAATTATGTACATGAACCTTGTTATGATGAAGAAAAATTTGAAGCTATGTATGAGGTATCAGGAGTTAATATGCTATTACAAGGAAAACAAATGGCTCTTGAACCAAGTCACTTAGCAAGACATGAGAGAAATAAAGCAAGACAAGCAGAAAATACAGAAAAATGTGATTGTGGACATAACTAA